CCGCTCATTTTGCTACGTTTCTGAAATGCTCGCATTGTCACTACCGTACCTACTGCGGTTTGTCGTACTCCAATCACATGATCAAGTTCCATCGTACAACTAGCTCGTCACCACAATTGCATCCGGTCAGTAAGATGTCGGGCGCTGTCTTAAAATGCATGCGATGCAGCTTCATGACGGAGTCAGGTTCTGCGATGGCTGGTCACGTGATGACATGTATTAACGGACCAACCGAAGTCGAAGGCTTCAAACACCACACACGTCCACGCAGACAAGATGAACTGAGTGCGTCATCATCTAGTAGTAACAGCCCAATTCCAAAACAAGATACCTTTGATAAAGTGAATTATGAAAGTGAGGATCCTTTGCTAGATGACGTCTCTACAGATAATATCCATGCATCCGTCTCTAATATCATTGACCGCCTTTTCGGTGCCGACGAAGAAGAATCCAATTTCGTGCAAGGAGACGAGCAATTAACCGCTCAGGAACAACCAGCTAAAGTATCGGACAAAGATAACGACAATGTTGTCAGTCTCGttcaaaagtttgaaaattCCACGGAGGACAATCCATCTATGGATAACTCTTCTCGTCACAAACGAGGAGACAGAAAAAATGAAGTGAAAGAGGAGGTTACAGTTGTAAAAGATGAGGCAGAGGATAACACTGCTATTTTTGAAGGCAAGGAGGAGATAACTGATGATCAGAAAAAGACAACTACCCCAACAGAAGGTATCACATCGAGTAAAGATGTAAAAGAACtgaaatctgatgtagatgatAACAAAGGTTTAGCTGAAGAGTATGATTCCGAGTCAAAAGTTCAGAATGAAGATGAAGGCAAAGAATCTGGAACAAATGATGATGACGAAGATAGTGTCTCTGTAAAGGAAGATGAAACTAAAGAAGATGATGGTGATGAAGACACAACGGATGTCAAGATGTCGGTCGATGGAAGTCGGTCAGATGATGCTCAGAAAGATAACAGCGAAGAAAGTGATGAGAGTTTTACAACCGCTCCGGATAGATCACCCGTGATACAGGAAGATGTTGATAAAGAGGAAACCATTGCAGACGGTGGGGTAGACAGCAACCATGAAGAGGGAGAATCCATTGCAGACGGTGGGGTAGACAGCAACCATGAAGAGGGGGAAACCATTGCAGACGGTGGGGTAGACAGCAACCATGAAGAGGGAGAATCCATTGCAGATGGTGGGGTAGACAGCAACCATGAAGAGGGGGATGCCATTGCAGACGATGGGGTAGACAGCAACCATGAAGAGGGAGAAACCATTGCAGATGGTGGGGTAGACAGCAACCATGAAGAGGGGGATGCCATTGAGGATGGTAAGGGAGTTGACAGCCAGGAAGAGGGAGACACCACTGTGGATAAGGGAGATAGCAGCCATCAAGAAGGGGATGCCTTTGAGGATGATAAAGGAACTAGCAGCCATGAGGAGGAGACTGTTGAAGATATCAAAGAAGCTGAGAAAGAGGAAGGAGATTCTGAGTCGTGTACTCATCAAGATGATGACATTGATGAGGCATTATTGGCCAAagatgatgacagtgatgaGCAGTTATTAGCTGAAGATGAGGTTTGCAACGATGACCAGTTATTAGCCGAAGATGATGATGGCAAAGACGATCAGCTATTAGCTGAAGGTGAGGATGTTGGCAATGATGATCAGTTACTAGCTGAAGATGATGATGTTGGTAACGAAGACCAGTTATTAGCTGAAGATGATGGTGTTGGCAACGATAAGCAGTCAATGGCTAAAAGTGATGAAGAAGTCGACAATGATGAGTCGTCACTGGCTAGAGGTGATGAAGAAGTCGACAATGATGAATCGTCATTGGCTAGAGGTGATGAAGAAGTCGACAATGATGAATCGTCATTTGCTGGAGAAGATGATAATGTTATTCCGGACGGTGCAAGTATTGAGTTCGAGGACGGTGAGAGCTCAAGAGATGGCCAGGACTTTGTTATCATGGATGAATGGAGTGATGGTCAGGAAGATTCTGAAGAGAAAAACGaaaacgatgatgatgatgatatgaaaAAGGATTCGTAACAAGAAAGAGAAACCCAAAGGTAAGGTACTGAACGTATGAACAAATACTACAATGGAAAACGTGCTATCGGCAACTAAGATAcacaaactattgttgataCTTGACAGGAATGTAGAGCTTGTTTAGTATAGTcgattaatattaattatactaTAGGTGGAAAATTATTATAGTCATGTGGTAGATTGTACATCTTACTGAGAAAGAAAGACCAAAAAAGTAAGGTActtaacaaataaatactactatggaaaacatGCTATTGGCAAAGTAAGATCGCCACAAACTAGTGTTATTACATGTGATGATAGCAGTACCTTGGTTATGTCAGGGCTCAAAAAAACGTTCTGTGGTAATCCCAGGAAACTTGCTATCAAAAACATTACAACAAAATTTCTTAAAGTGGTAGCCCACAGATGGTGACCAGTAGTtgtatattcctgaactgaaaagaGAGTTCATCTATTAGAAAGataatgtgttattaaaatactttcatgttgGTAAATCTTCTATCCTTGAAACTATTGCATAGTCAGTAGTAGCCTAGGTGGTCTACCAGCTGTAAATTATAACAAGAATTGGTAGCCTGTAGACTTAGGCctattgttaatttcaagcctttTATGTAGATATAATCATTCTGTTATCAAGGTAGACAGTGTaaatatttaagcaataaaccaccccctggggatggtataccaagaggttttgaccagtgaactcaatatatgcactcgctatcgctcgtacATATATTTGGTTTATTGCTGAAataatattataccagtatattgaaaatatcggaaacaagataagacgcaaggttttctggtttcatttgcgcccccATCCCTGCACAGTCTGCAACGTTCGTAGACGAAcggtgaacatcaaaatttggatgcgtgccaactgtgcattatcgctcattttagacgcgctagttcaatgtctagaccaatcagatctctcgatttgtgccatcaatatactggtataatataatgacTGATATTTCATCATAGGAAAATTTACCATCAGAGACACCACTCTAGTGAGTGTAATTACACCAATGTTCATTGGTAGCTtacttatatcaacatgtcacatcactagtttatatatttgtaagCTACTACTAAATGAAGTTGAATGTGCAGAGACTTaagaaaacttgctatcagaaaCTTAAGTGTAATTACATTACAACAATGTTCAACCAACTGTACGTTTTAGCCAGTCTCAAGCTGTTGTAAAACTACAACAATGTTCAACCAACTGTACCTCTTAGCCAGTCTCAAGCTGTTGTAAAACTACAACGATGTTCAGCCAACTGTACCTCTTAGACAGTCTCAAGCTGTTGTAAAACTACAACGATGTTCAGCCAACTGTTCCTCTTGGCCAGTCTCAAGCTGTtgtaaaactacctactagcagcatATTTCTCTTTACCACAGGAAAATGTTTCACACAATgtaattttcttcttttttttctttaatattgTGTAAGACTTTCTATTTAGCATTTTGCCTCTCCTACATACTCAAGTTCCCGTcttctatgatctctctctctctccctctctccctctctctctctctctctctcccctccccccccccctctctctctctctctctctctctctctctctctctctctctctctctctctccccctctctctctgtctctctccctcttccctctctctctctctctctctctctctctctctctctccctctctctctcagtctgtctccctccctctctccctccctccctcccccctctctctcaaTGTATATATCCTATTTCTAATAATTCATtgattgttttatattttacaggCTACCAAGATGTCCAAGAAAGACTTCTCAACAAAGACATAgctatatcaaaatatacaaattagaattatatatatattacaaaatacaaatcttATGATACAACGTTACTTAAAACCCCAGTGTTTGAATCCCATTGTCCTCTATCAATTGAGACATCTAGACTATAATATGGAATAATTCTTGTATTCTGGACCAGTTTATTCAATAGTGCTGTAAGACAACTGATTTCCACACCTACATTTAATTCAAATCCGTCATTTGACTATGAAGAAAACGAATCTTGGCTGACAATTCTGTTTCCGCTGTTGTATTTACTTAACTAGCTTAGGACCTTTACATTAGTGGATTTTGACTGTCCTCTGTACAAACAATCTTAGTTATCTCATAGAGTCATAGTTCGGCTTCCAGTGTTGTATTCATGCCTCGGAACTGTACATTAGTGGATTTTGACTGTCCTCtgtacagacacatacacaatcGTAGTTATCTCGTAGTTCGGCTTCCTGTGTTGTATTTACTTAACTAGCTTAGGACCTTTACATTAGTGGATTTTGACTGTCCtctatacaaacacatacacaatctTAGTTATCTCGTAGTTCGGCTTCctgtgttgtatttatttaactAGCTTAGGACCTTTACATTAGTGGATTTTGACTGTCCtctatacaaacacatacacaatctTAGTTATCTCGTAGTTCGGCTTCCTGTGTTGTATTTACTTGACTAGCTTAGGACCTTTACATTAGTGGATTTTGACTGTCCTctatacagacacatacacaatcTTAGTTATCTCGTAGTTCGGcttccagtgttgtatttatttaactAGCATAGGACCTTTACACTGGTGGATTTTAACTGTCCTCTCTACAGATACTAGTTGTTTTGCCAAACGATTCTGTATTCAAGCCTGAAATGACATTATGCCATGTACAAGCcatgttattgtctttgaacagaaaatatggattacataccCAAGTTGTCCTACATCACAACAAATGTCTACGTCGCTGGTTGTGCGGTGCCTGAAAGATGAGACAAAATTGTCCAAATGGCCATCTTTATTAcagtttctttcataaattatgtttgacGAGATATATTATTCTGCAGAAAATACCAAAGGGTTTTGTCACCACTCCTTTTGTGACTCGtggtgacaaggccccttaggtcattcatattttccttgggtgagcaaagaaaaatattggggaataatatctaattacgATTTCACATAGCAATGACAACTCACTGAAATATTGAGACATGATTTAACCGATAAAAAAACATTTCCCTTCCTGATCTCAGTCTCTTCTGTTAATACTCACATAATGTGATAACACCACTGGCGTCATCTAGCACAGTGGGTAGACTTAAAATCCAGTAAGAATGTATACCGATTTTGTGGCTGGCATTTCATCGAAGGAAAACATTGAATTCAAATGTCTAAGGAGTTCTGCTGAGCAGACATTGTCCAAATCGACCAGTGTAAATGTCCTTGGCTATTAATATTCAAGAATGTAATGTGCAGAAGTAAGAGGAGGGAGTTTGGATCATGGAGGCAAGGGGAAGGGGAGTTGGAGCTGGTATTTGGGGAGAGATGAAGAAAACTGAAGTGTTATTGCACCTTTCACAAAAGATGAATCATGATCgggtggggaggggaggggaggggagggggctTTCATTGAGTatagatgtatacatatatggttTAGCATTCAGTGTTTTGTTGTAgaattttgtatgtatctagTATATGCAGGAAAGTGAAGATGattgtgtgtaaaatatttctCAGCTTAACATTTCAGATTACTATTCATATATGGAATTTTCTTTTCACAAACGTACTTTTCTCTCAAAATATAGCATCTCAATGTTAGCATTGTGTTAAAAAAATTCATAGACCTATATGTTTTGACAGCCATCTTGGATTTTACGGCCATCTTGGATTttggcagccatcttggattttTGGATTTTCAGTTGTATATTCACAACCCAAGCACACAATGTATCAGATACAATGACAATATATTTATCACAGTAAAAACCATGCGAACAATAGAACGGTGGTTTACTTGACCTGACAAGGTTTTTGTTGTTTCAAGTCAGTAATTGTAGACGTTTTTGGCAAGAAACGACTGTTTGCTACATCTCACtacctgtgtacatgtacagttttgcATTTGTGAACCAATCTCAAGTTAGGGTGTTAAAGATATTTGACTACCTAATATACTCAAGAATTGCATCATTGACAAAGTATTCCACTGTGGTGCCAGTGTCTAATTTGCCCAGTAATGTACAAACTTCATGTTGTCATTGAAGTTGTAACCATGGAGATATATAGTTGTCCTAAATTTAGTCTCCCTAACATATTCAAAATTTGTATCGACGATCACAGCATGTTCACTGTTCTCCAAGAGTGACAGTTTCcataatttttctttttcaaaagttacaaatgtaatgtccAGATGATgatttgtcatatatatatatatatatatagactccCTAACTTACTAGAGATTCATGTCAGTCGGTCCACTGTTCTACAAATGTCCCATATTTCCCAAGTGGTGGTAAAACCACAGTATCTTTGAATTATGTATAGccgttttgttatttttgtttgcaTATCTTTATATCTACGACTGAATTAAAACAGTAAATATACAGATGCGGTGTGTTCCTTTCaactggccatatggataagaatttgatacttattttggattttcagtttaaaaactattttatcatggcttcctacttgaaaaaaattaatgtgaaacaacaaatgccaagtctttgtttgtaactcaacaaattgcaaaagattaataaatatataaaatgtttgttattgtaggtacagtgacaattttttttacacagtttttcaatttttggcaatgtattgagttataagcgcagacttggtatatgttgtttcacattgatatttcaagcaggaggccataataaaattgttttataaatccaaaatccaaaataaatatcaaattctcatccatatggccaataTAATACTGTGTGATTGTGGTAATGAGTGAGAAATAATGCTAAAGTGAGATGATTTCAACAATctaagacagaaataagtcaaTCTGTCATTGTGACATGAATGTTGAAATTACCATAGCAGGTCAAAACCAAGGGTGCCACAGTTGTATTAGCTGGTCAAAACCAAGGGTGCCACAGTTGTATTAGCTGGTCAAAACCAAGGGTGCCACAGTTGTATTAGCTGGTCAAAACCAAGGGCGCCACAGTTGTATTAGCTGGTCAAAACCAAGGGTGCCACAGTTGTATTAGCTGGTCAAAACCAAGGGTGCCACAGTTGTATTCGCTGGTCAAAACTAAGGGTGTCACAGTTGTATTAACTAGTCAAAACCAAGGGTGCCACAGTTGTATCAGCATGTGCATCGAGATGACGATTGTTGAATGTTGACAATTTTCAAATTAGTTCAACACAAAATGTGGACACCCCTCCCCTTTCTTAAGACTATttcagtgcccccccccccccgctcaAAATGCAACGGTGCACAGTGACTGTTTTACCTAATTAGATAttgccgttggtggcgctgtcaACAAGTGAAGCTATTCAAGTTGTTATTACTCACCCAGGCTTCTTCCACCACCACCCCTCCCCCCAATTAAACAGGACGGGTTGCAGGTTATGTATATGTGAATATTCTATAACATACCAGAATGAATGATATATCCATATTTCTGACCCTCGCTGATATATTTTTGCAAGAAAGAACTAAAGCCAAAGTGTTTACATGTCCCTATGGATACTTATAAACTTACCGCGATTCTACCGGTTACCGTGGATACCTCAAAAATGGAATGTTTGGAGCTACACAACGAAGCGGGGCTTACTAAAGCGCCTCCAACGATCGTATTTGGCAACTGATCCCCTCCCCGCAAACGACATACGTGCGCACATTTGTTTttcttgttattgttgttgttgttgttgttgtagattTTTTCAAGATTTGAGAATTATCCTCAGTTTAATAAATATTTTCGTTtctaataatttcaaataaatgactGTGACATCGAGAAGACGTCTGTAAAGAGATCATCTGCACCGCAACTTTTTTTCAACATATCTAATATCTTAGTCTGCAAGGTACGCAGTGACAGGgagccctcacacatcggtcaattCTCATCACGGAGGCCGGTGAGTACGAACGAATGATGGGTGGAGGATGATATGGCCTGTTTCTAGGCAACTACTTCACGTATCTGACAATCTACCTTTATCCTAGACTTCTAGAGAGAAGCCTTTATCTCGACAACTTGTCTCAccattgccatggcaacttcCCAGTAGGCCTCGTGTTCGTGACAAAGAAGTCAGAGGACATTGCATTGGCTGATGTCTCTAGTTTTATTGCCCTAGAATCTAGATTCGGATGCTTTTtcgtgtgttttgtttgttgtcgctgtttgttaatgatgttgttgttgtcgtcgtcgtcgtcgtcgtcgtcgtcgtcgtcgtcgtcgtcgttgttgttgttgttgttgtttatttcagcTCGATACCTCCATTATTTACACCGTATGATGGAGAATTCTTAGTGGTGGTGACTCCATTAAAAAAAAGActaataaatataaatcactAAGTTCAAATATAATGTGGATTAGAATGACGTTGTGTACACTACTCCATATTCaaaacgcccccccccccgctttAATTAGCCCGTTTTACGGCGCTGATGGCGATTCCGATATTTTTATCAGTTGGTGGAGTTACAGTCAGCGCCGTATAAAACAGGCTAATATTTGGCTTAATATAGTGAAGGACGATGATATATACGACATCCCCTCCGTTTTttccttgttgttgttgttgttgttgttgttgtgtgtgtgtgtgtgtgtgtgtgtgtgtgtgtgtatgggggggggggggttgagaaCACATGTCACGAAGTATAACACGTGTATTACCACCCTAAGTAAACCAGGGTATGATCTCCTGTCTCCGTGGCAGCGATGTTTTTACTGTCTTCGAATCACCAGAGCGTAAACGGGAGCGTTGCTCTCTGAGTTCAGGTAGAATCCTACGGTGTGTGAACGACCGGGCGCGAGACTGATTAATTCTCCAGATCTTGGAGATAATTCACCGGTACGTGCGTTTGTCTGGCCTTGTTTGAGTTTGATTGGCCAATAAATTATGGATTCATTTTAATATCTCGATTTATTACTCTATGTTAATTTGCACTATATTTCATTAACAACACTCGACTGAAAACACATTGTTTGATGGAATGCAGGTAGGTTGGGGTTAAAATGCACTGAAACTCCACAACAAAGACGGGGAAATCGGGTCTTCTTTTGTCTCTCGCCGCGTCGCCATAACAAAATATCGACCGGTGATATGTATTGGAATGTGCCCAATAATTGTAGGagttgttgtgattttgagggttttcctgatgtttttgttgttgctttCTTTCGCTCTGTCGTCTAACAAACTAAACGACAAGACGAAAAAGCACACAAACAGAAAAAGACAACAAACGCTGATATACAACTTTGACTAAATTATTACATGTCCTAatttttttccattaatttAGTGTGTTTTTTTCAACTCCTTGCATGCGGAAAGTGGTGACTTGTCTAATTCATCTAGTAGACAACAAAATATTATCAGAACCTAGCGACgaggtcagaaaaaatatagTGAAACAAAGTAAGtgtgataaaatgactgaaaaccgGTGACATAAAATCCGTAATCAGAGAGTCGAATTTCTCAAACACCTGAACGGTTGCCCATACTCCGGATACAAAACTTTCCATCGAGCGGATCGAGACCAgcgttgtgtgtgtgtgtgattgtttgCCAACGGAACATAGCTTGCCCTTGTTTTGTTTAGAGATCGCTGACTCTATGACGCAAGAATGTACCCAGGAAGTGAATGTTACACGTACGGTGACTCAGGGAGAATCATCGAGAGTGTACGAGATTTCGTTGTCGCAACGCCAAACAAGTTCAGGGTCACCGAACTGGACTATTTATATACATCAAGAGAGTCTTTTATTTCCTATGGGTGGCGACATTGAATGAGGGGCTAACctaaatgtaataatgtttatCGATATTACTTTTACAGGCCAcagttttctttaatttttcaaacataatttaaaaaacGATAAAGGTGTACAATTTAACTTAAAATTTCcataaatgcatacaaaatgacctttttgttgttattatttctttgaaaaccCCCTCTCTTGATTAATGGAATTGTCTAAGGGAGGGGAGTCTTTCGTGACGTCATAATAATTTCCTTCAGTCTGATTTATCATTGTCTTCTCCACCAATCATGGTACACCATTCATGTCACATGACCGGTATTAGTAGATAGTCAGAAAACAGAATCCAAACCGACTGAGAATAGTTTCACATCAGACGGGGAAAAGTCCGCCGAAAACCCCGTTAATAGGTAGgtcatgttatttttatcacaaccTAACCACTCATTACTAATATTTTTTATTCCTCATGTGAAAAAAATCCAGAAAAATAGCCAAAAATAATGGTTTTCAACACTTTCCTGGTCAGGTTATACACAGTGTAGGTTAAATGGTCGCCATGTTTGGAAGCCATTACAATCAACCGTTAACAACATTCGAGATCAGTTGAGTTTTGTCGACTTTTGGCTAACTTTAGGTCATATTTTCCGACATTATATGAAACATTTAGTCACCGGACACACTCGACTGTATCTATCCGGCATATCTTTATGTTTTTTACACCAGAATTGGATAAAAATTGCAGTCTGCGCCACGTACGATATCTTCCATATTTGCTTACTCAGACCTCGTAAGTGATTAATTACACGAACCAAACCTAGTGAAATAATAGGTCGTAGCTGGTCCAATTTGCCTCATAATTTGGTAGTTTGTGTCACATAGTGTTATTCTGGTGATGGGAGGCTTTGTAATGGTTCTTAGAGACACAATCGTTAATGTTTTGGGTCGATTAGACACAGTGTAACAAACAAAGAGACCGAAGATTCTAGGCGATAGTAATACATACATCAGTGACTAAAAATAGGAACTTGTAAAGGAACTGCCAGCAAGGTCGTACGAGGCGTATTTAACAACGGTGTCACCAATTTCCGGTAAATGGACTGTGTTGTCTTGTTTTTTGGCGACAAATCGTGTCTCCCCCACCTTTTCTACTTTTAATGTTTGAAGAAAGTGACACCTTCTCACGTTAACGCGAACGTGATGTGTTCTCACCAGCTGGTCGAATGTAGTCGTTTTGTAACACATAATACATTCGAGGAAAACAACCCTTTTAAATCCACACTCGCACACATAGAGACCACATCTGAATAGCAATACGTTCACACATGTTCGGGTTGAATAAATTGTTAATTCATCACCCAACAATAGTAAACCATATTTCTACCGGCGAAATCCGGAAATACACTCAGAAATTCTCGaacttttttcttcattttttgaatgacaaaaataaatccCCAAATTTCTTGATACAGGAAGTGGATATTGTTTGAAGGAAGTCGGCAAAActtttgtttataattttttgtttactttttaggGCGTGTAAATCTGTCTTGTTGTCACTGGTACAgtggtactacatgtatgtgtaacaaattgaattaaatattcaaaatcattGATTTTATGTTATGTCGTTAAAAGTAGGGTCGGTGTCTTTGAATGTGAAGTATCATGGAGAAACAAAA
This portion of the Glandiceps talaboti chromosome 19, keGlaTala1.1, whole genome shotgun sequence genome encodes:
- the LOC144450196 gene encoding uncharacterized protein LOC144450196 isoform X1, which gives rise to MAAAATLARTSRRKNDLELMMECDDDELSPTQRDQYQRQLQALRNHHQLVENYKNEKARREEQERLRKLEEKKALMVSQARATQIINPPMSKSGNVYNIQNASGIVQNIAKQLGNTRSPNNLISSQPVMSSQYRQDGSTNYVPSNVNPNAMTLQRSPPSQTVTSVIPSYSISQPITPVSAMPTQQFYIQKPAVSMNPPKPASTTLTGVSAGQMVQVHQSPPAGSTASHSPRQVQIESGPNAKSNVKTTVIRVPTGINIQQHLGTNYKLLTSTGNVYHYVYSPVTTTAAMVQAPKPTQTYQQVVQPPPRAPSPPVYRSQPAASKVSPSYPASITDILLGKRPNQTESRPSRSSQPKRLQISAPVETAPSKKFKSVVEEPVRVAEEPAKVKEPKYSIDQFYGSKEGSRNYLDDKYKYGFKCYHCTKLISNNIKYMAHIKNHLDKEKQENLTLNDIINCDHCGRRFNTPFELQCHIEKSHISSSDLRCRICDLTLDCKSDLMSHMTSKHPPLQMPYSCPICQFRSSFLDTTIEHFKAKHEGIKKCLCTHCLKASGDANSYLRHCQKHQTKSGNVRCKKCKLMFVTSADLKAHDTNDHIRFPVKIKRKAVHEPKEDLEEPVVETTPATATVQTNSYSEYRKKRKQVKGDARKGTLESYSLNDWKAAFDKSRKNEVHRCSECGTVISSLAAHFATFLKCSHCHYRTYCGLSYSNHMIKFHRTTSSSPQLHPVSKMSGAVLKCMRCSFMTESGSAMAGHVMTCINGPTEVEGFKHHTRPRRQDELSASSSSSNSPIPKQDTFDKVNYESEDPLLDDVSTDNIHASVSNIIDRLFGADEEESNFVQGDEQLTAQEQPAKVSDKDNDNVVSLVQKFENSTEDNPSMDNSSRHKRGDRKNEVKEEVTVVKDEAEDNTAIFEGKEEITDDQKKTTTPTEGITSSKDVKELKSDVDDNKGLAEEYDSESKVQNEDEGKESGTNDDDEDSVSVKEDETKEDDGDEDTTDVKMSVDGSRSDDAQKDNSEESDESFTTAPDRSPVIQEDVDKEETIADGGVDSNHEEGESIADGGVDSNHEEGETIADGGVDSNHEEGESIADGGVDSNHEEGDAIADDGVDSNHEEGETIADGGVDSNHEEGDAIEDGKGVDSQEEGDTTVDKGDSSHQEGDAFEDDKGTSSHEEETVEDIKEAEKEEGDSESCTHQDDDIDEALLAKDDDSDEQLLAEDEVCNDDQLLAEDDDGKDDQLLAEGEDVGNDDQLLAEDDDVGNEDQLLAEDDGVGNDKQSMAKSDEEVDNDESSLARGDEEVDNDESSLARGDEEVDNDESSFAGEDDNVIPDGASIEFEDGESSRDGQDFVIMDEWSDGQEDSEEKNENDDDDDMKKDS